A stretch of DNA from Candidatus Binatia bacterium:
ACACCCGGAGATCCATAACCAGACGATCGATGCGCCGATCTTTATTCTCGGCCTGCCGGGCTCGGGGAGCGACCACCTCCACCGACTGCTCTGCGAGCACCCAGCGCTTCGCTGCCTCCCGGCATGGGAAGCTCGAGAGCCATTGCCCCGAAGCATCAAGGCTGAACCGGACCTGGATATTCCCGAGCGAGAACGTCGCCACCGACAGGCACAGAGACGACGTCGGCTCGCGTTGACCAGTCCCTGGATGGTGCAGCCGGGCGCAACAGAAGCGACATATGGCGATGAACAGGAACTTATGGGCATCGAATTTTCATCTCTTTTGCTGGAGATGAAATATGAGAATCCTGCCTATCGTCGCTGGCGTATGACACAGCCACAGCGCCCGGCCTATGAGACACTTCGGCTCTTGCTGCAGGCATTGCAATGGCTTCGCGGTGGCGAGAGGTGGATCTTGCATTCAGCTCAGCATATCGACCAGTTGGAGATTCTACTGCGTGTATTTCCCGACGCTCGCATCGTCCATGTTCACCGCGACCCCCAATGGGTATGTCAGAAAACGACCCTGGATGTCCTTCGACATCGACATCTGGCGCGCGGAGCGCGGCGGTCTCCTCAGGTCGGGCAACTCTGGCTCGACCGGACCGAGTCTTTGCTGCGATCCTCGATCCGGACCAGAATGCAATTCCCTGACCTGCCCGTCACGGACATACGCTTCCGGGACTATATGACAGACCCTATCGATATCGCCGAGGATTGCTTCACGGCCTTCGGCGAGTCGATGCCCACAACTTTGCGCGACGAAATGAAGGACTTCCACGCGGCGGCCGACCATGGCAAACACGACGAGATGGCAACCGCTCCAGCCAATCACCAGACAACCCGGGATCGAGTCGAAGAAAGGTTGGGATTTTACCGCGACTTCTTCTCGATTGCCGAGGAATTTCCCGGCTGGCCCGAATCGAGCTGAATCCCTATAAGTTCAGAATAACTGCGGGGCGAGCCGATCCACGGGCCCTCCCGCACAAACAAGGAATGTTCAAATGCCTGCTTCCAGTATCAAAACGATCCGCGCACGTGAGATCATGGACTCCCGCGGCAAACCCACCGTCGAGGCCGATGTCCTTCTCGAAGACGGTACCCTCGGGAGCGCCGCTGTTCCAAGCGGAGCTTCGACCGGCGCGCATGAAGCTCTGGAGCTCCGCGACGGCGACACGAACCTCTACGGGGGCGCCGGGGTGCAAAAGGCCGTAGCCAACGTCCGTGGTCC
This window harbors:
- a CDS encoding sulfotransferase; amino-acid sequence: MSSAQSPDKSPVRAKSLPEAAPGQALRLPVRIANRSLRPWAQRLFPLSAQELKERVSQRTGLSDFGDDRFDAPLQNLLSLPDRADDYHPLGRYRLHHDVRRLLRTRLRLHDLIKRHPEIHNQTIDAPIFILGLPGSGSDHLHRLLCEHPALRCLPAWEAREPLPRSIKAEPDLDIPERERRHRQAQRRRRLALTSPWMVQPGATEATYGDEQELMGIEFSSLLLEMKYENPAYRRWRMTQPQRPAYETLRLLLQALQWLRGGERWILHSAQHIDQLEILLRVFPDARIVHVHRDPQWVCQKTTLDVLRHRHLARGARRSPQVGQLWLDRTESLLRSSIRTRMQFPDLPVTDIRFRDYMTDPIDIAEDCFTAFGESMPTTLRDEMKDFHAAADHGKHDEMATAPANHQTTRDRVEERLGFYRDFFSIAEEFPGWPESS